CGGACACCCGTCGATCGCGCAGCCGCGTGCCCATCGAGCGCACCGGTCTCGATGGCCAGCGACTGGACACCCCCGACGGCAGCTACGACCGCGTCTTGTCAACCCTCACGCTGTGCACGATCCCTGACGTCAGAGCCGCCCTCGCGGAGGTACGGCGCGTGCTCGTGCCCGGCGGGACCTTCCACTTCCTCGAGCACGGCCTCGCGCCCGACGACGGCGTCGTCCGCTGGCAGCGGCGGCTGGAGCCGATGCAGAAGCGCGTCTTCGGCGGCTGTCACCTCACCAGGGACATGACTTCCCTGCTCGGCGCGGCCGGCCTCGACGTCACCGCCGTGCGAGCGGAGTACCTCGGGGGTCCCCGAGTGTCGAGACCGTGGACCTATGGCTACCTCGGCCGGGCGACGAGACCTGCCTGAGGTGTCAGCGGCGCTTGCGGATCATCGGCACCAAGACCATCACCACGACGACGATGACGACGAGAATGACCAGGAACTTCATATGAAGGCTCTCTCCGTTGGGTGAAAACACTGCGGATTGGTCCCAAACCGCAAGTCGTGGAGCCGAAACCTGCGGTTTGGGACCAAACCGCAGCAGTGGGAACCCTTCAGGACTGCCGCGCCTGCCAGGCGTGCGCCCAGTTGACCATCACGATC
This is a stretch of genomic DNA from Nocardioides sp. InS609-2. It encodes these proteins:
- a CDS encoding class I SAM-dependent methyltransferase; the encoded protein is MGLWNDRMLPRFVDRTSSSAEIGKLRAQACVGLHGRVLEIGFGSGLNIDHYPAAVQSVSAVEPSDEAWDLSDTRRSRSRVPIERTGLDGQRLDTPDGSYDRVLSTLTLCTIPDVRAALAEVRRVLVPGGTFHFLEHGLAPDDGVVRWQRRLEPMQKRVFGGCHLTRDMTSLLGAAGLDVTAVRAEYLGGPRVSRPWTYGYLGRATRPA